A section of the Oryzias melastigma strain HK-1 linkage group LG14, ASM292280v2, whole genome shotgun sequence genome encodes:
- the nsd1b gene encoding histone-lysine N-methyltransferase, H3 lysine-36 specific isoform X2 — protein MSGPSSGPGRKSLHASCPLTSTRDLSTHSGPSRRHSHKVDLTMSAAASSLKHTSVYAFAQVDSSSTLPSSSYSPLRRLQHLTTMVSQSDLVLPLKEPESAWKWGPQKSDRVEVEKNSWSDCRKFSGCQTAREETPAQPAFGQKQAEAQKGRSDLDSARFADSVGSEKKAEGCFSGPPSPAFSLDSNSPFANGLLHFESSLFEDEDNDEEQETTSPIGGLRDREQRMENPSESSPRKLSSDSKDATLPSAKVVTRSQSSGLRRRYWDGSEDEWYSDSELFLFDDSSSKQSMQQNSLKKKSLPPLKFVEGEVVWAKFNRRPWWPCEVLVDPAQGVYHKVKEPSDRPCRLYYIRTFGQPEELVWVEDKSIHTFHGGFEFERLLLRRRGKQRVQNNKCTIAKRFQESWKFSVAEAESVLPGRPKMASMSFSMDDLCHFSSPPESEKKTQPTFTPFTLPACTLSETSHLTNGSLPSPIITPEKPSTLGKSSSKKKSKSSKDPNSKHAKKTLHSSPKDADRNNEECPYSDLESVPKILCPKALERQTNSVPSQPSVMVAKELKKQPEVQSGLWFSKSGKDRRPKTTSPIPDRSLFSKAPSKKKNSSTVCKKTLVTSTPSYVSGSGDPVLLLDKNKPAETSAVPQKTSTLNCTNNQAGIKTSDSVEASVDQPDSLDRENNLPSVQVVCLKARPSFTKSKESVTDPSSGKSEDTDDKRAPELSKNVDSDGQSSLLKSKKNVSETKNSVKNATKPVNDTIFDQEKKTDETIKPCLQSKSNDSLSILEKQKNLVSKCRLPYVKLIRKEIKDRRYLNSSGTFFLADLCKEKEKGSDVTKTCESPQKESRTSASKDHSVAEPVKVSVKKVKTIDRSGKLHLSSDQSVGSRTEVSGVSTVDLGSKLVEEEPVLNAKSSKESQSSSKQTDHSECKNNPGSVVPNKSSEPENGAEEHVSSISPSTANAVPGHREEEPQCENSLTPESFHPGKPKKVSSKCKRVRDVNKVLRTQPAHLPASNRLMTRALRAMNDSTKQDKVGKKAEQKQIHKSFRKADQVVKNHKLKHEFQTKIKALKSHHTDKSELGQGKISSNCSPSLMFSDSNDSEDVKSEDEDHSISSTPPMDFIPLTSKVKTKYEGQSSDKYSPSPPSPFSFLRAFRNVEEVSFQSLGADRSGKPISLKPKPNCKFSTFLMMLKDLHDTRERDGAPLELEIGPPSAHVKEEPLVMPGEDASAGRDQETSSAGQDQETAYALSDSSAITDKSVEAFTEGGASRTPKKSTNRRGNAGWFKRKPNRRAPCSPAKSGPGFPGLESLLEMMPAEDSLENMEWSSRVVDFQSSSWEERAGGSDLVVCEEHEENPWIRAKENLTVPVPLEQRERGTAEEQPSCLISDFVKRDSSFAHNSGEEDKTPGAHKRIRKPSKRLIEWTEEYEQIFCSRKKTKKPLQLIGKASPTPFTSAPELLDSDNNASDPPPPTVLPEIQTPPPEEIPATTPPELQIPTNQHTCPQVTPVLSTDTLTPPPDVEPPLSEVIPKGNREASLPVLEKKRKRKPTQKILEYCLEAEASTGPKKKIKGLRNNSSSAPPSDSAPPPPLKLKTKVALNPTPTSEVTTCTPTPSIPNNHRAALPPHPAPSPPEPRQEETAEADAPHAEEQNSPDDPKDVSEGEGDQCSLDHSFSSGKDDLGLCDDSALPARKIIGDRGGPASMKETICQVCEKTGELLLCEGQCCGAFHLPCISLADAPKGKFICPECKSGVHTCFVCKKRGEDVRRCMIPVCGKFYHGECITNHAPTAPVNRGFRCSIHVCLTCFIANPNSSSISKGRLVRCVRCPVAYHATDLCMAAGSVVLSNNSIICPNHFTPRRGVKNHEHVNVSWCFVCTEGGSLLCCESCPAAFHRECLNIEMPKGSWYCNDCKAGKKPRYKDILWVKVGRYRWWPAEVSHPKTIPENIQRMRHDVGEFPVHFFGSNDYLWTYQARVFPYMDVDANSKEKMGKGVDTTYKKALEEAAVRFRELQAEKELRQLQEDRKNDRKPPPYKHIKVNRPIGKVQIFTADLSEIPRCNCKATDESPCGTDSECINRMLLYECNPQVCPAGEKCLNQAFTKRQYSQVEIFRTLSRGWGLRCVHDIKKGQFVSEYVGEVIDEEECRSRIRHAQENDICNFYMLTLDKDRIIDAGPKGNEARFMNHCCQPNCETQKWTVNGDTRVGLFALVDVKAGTELTFNYNLECLGNGKTVCKCGAPNCSGFLGVRPKNNPPSDDKGRKMKRRGHGRRKKKVVLAKEREDECFSCGDGGQMVSCKKPGCPKVYHADCLNLTKRPAGRWECPWHQCDVCGKEAASFCEMCPSSYCSQHREGLLFISKLDGKLSCSEHDPCGPEPLEPGEIREYNPAPRALPPGLGMAVIPTAASSSARSLQQTDRSAQEGSDGGAAGEAFPPFSIKVPITIPVAAPAASPPRTDTPSSPFHLPHYSPISSYEEERDVFEEDDEEELLEDSHDDGEAVMEEEEEEEEEEEEEEGLEYLELEEEEEEDEDEEE, from the exons ATGAGCGGGCCTTCCTCAGGCCCTGGAAGAAAGAGTCTTCATGCCAGCTGCCCTTTGACCTCTACCCGTGACCTATCCACCCACTCAGGCCCGTCCAGACGGCACAGTCACAAGGTGGACCTAACGATGTCTGCAGCGGCTTCCTCCCTCAAGCACACGTCCGTCTACGCGTTTGCACAGGTGGACTCCTCCTCCACGTTGCCGTCTTCTTCCTACAGCCCTCTGAGGAGGCTGCAGCATCTCACCACCATGGTGAGCCAGTCTGACTTGGTCTTGCCTCTGAAGGAGCCGGAGAGCGCCTGGAAGTGGGGGCCACAGAAGAGTGATAGGGTGGAGGTGGAGAAGAACTCCTGGTCTGATTGCAGAAAGTTTTCTGGCTGCCAGACGGCCAGAGAGGAGACACCTGCTCAGCCTgcttttggacaaaagcaagCTGAGGCTCAAAAGGGAAGATCTGACTTGGACTCTGCACGTTTTGCAGATTCTGTGGGTTCCGAGAAGAAGGCCGAAGGGTGTTTCTCGGGCCCACCCAGCCCAGCCTTCTCTCTGGACAGTAACAGCCCCTTTGCAAACGGCTTGCTCCACTTTGAGTCTTCTTTATTTGAGGATGAAGATAACGACGAGGAGCAAGAGACTACATCTCCCATTGGAGGTTTGAGGGACAGAGAGCAGAGGATGGAGAATCCTTCCGAGTCTTCTCCTCGGAAACTGAGTTCAGACTCTAAGGACGCTACGCTGCCCTCAGCGAAAGTGGTCACACGCTCCCAGTCGTCTGGTCTACGCAGGAGATACTGGGACGGCTCAGAAGATGAGTGGTACAGCGACTCTGAGCTGTTCCTGTTTGATGACAGCTCTTCAAAGCAATCAATG CAGCAAAACAGCCTGAAGAAAAAGTCTTTGCCGCCTCTGAAGTTTGTTGAGGGCGAAGTGGTTTGGGCAAAGTTCAACCGAAGACCATGGTGGCCGTGTGAGGTGCTTGTTGACCCTGCACAGGGAGTCTACCACAAAGTGAAAG AACCCAGTGACCGGCCTTGTCGGCTTTACTACATCCGGACCTTTGGGCAGCCCGAAGAGCTGGTCTGGGTCGAGGACAAATCAATCCACACGTTCCATGGAGGATTTGAATTTGAAAGACTTCTTCTGCGCCGGAGAGGGAAACAAAGGGTGCAGAACAACAAATGCACT ATTGCAAAGCGTTTCCAGGAATCGTGGAAGTTCAGTGTGGCAGAGGCTGAATCTGTTTTGCCTGGTCGACCAAAAATGGCCTCCATGTCTTTCTCCATGGATGACCTGTGCCACTTCAGCTCCCCACCAGAGAGCGAAAAGAAGACCCAGCCAACTTTCACTCCTTTCACTTTACCTGCCTGCACTCTTTCTGAAACATCGCACTTAACTAATGGATCCCTTCCCTCTCCGATCATAACTCCAGAAAAGCCAAGCACTTTAGGTAAATCCTCCAGCAAGAAGAAGAGCAAATCCTCAAAGGATCCCAACAGTAAACACGCTAAAAAGACACTGCACAGTAGCCCTAAAGACGCAGACAGAAACAATGAAGAATGTCCGTACTCAGACCTTGAGTCAGTCCCTAAAATTTTGTGTCCTAAAGCACTTGAACGTCAAACAAACTCAGTTCCCTCCCAACCGTCTGTCATGGTAGCCAAAGAGCTGAAGAAGCAGCCAGAGGTTCAGAGTGGTCTTTGGTTCAGCAAATCAGGCAAAGACAGACGACCTAAGACTACCAGTCCCATACCAGACCGCTCTCTCTTCAGTAAGGCGCCCTCGAAGAAAAAGAACTCATCTACTGTTTGTAAAAAGACACTTGTTACATCTACCCCCTCCTATGTTAGTGGATCTGGAGACCCAGTATTGCTGTTAGATAAGAATAAACCAGCAGAAACCAGTGCGGTACCCCAAAAAACAAGCACCTTGAATTGTACGAACAATCAGGCTGGTATTAAGACTTCAGATTCAGTTGAAGCTTCTGTGGACCAGCCTGACTCGTTGGACAGAGAGAATAATCTGCCTTCAGTTCAGGTAGTGTGTTTAAAGGCTAGACCGTCATTCACTAAATCAAAGGAATCTGTTACTGACCCGTCATCTGGCAAGagtgaagacacagatgataaAAGAGCGCCAGAGCTCTCGAAGAATGTTGATTCTGATGGTCAATCCAGCCTTCTTAAGAGTAAAAAGAATGTCAGTGAAACTAAAAATTCAGTCAAGAATGCTACTAAACCAGTAAACGACACTATTTTTGaccaagaaaagaaaacagatgagACTATAAAGCCTTGTTTACAATCTAAATCAAATGACTCGTTATCAATCCTGGAGAAGCAAAAAAATTTAGTCTCTAAGTGTAGGTTGCCCTATGTAAAATTGATACGCAAGGAGATTAAGGATAGGAGGTATCTAAACTCAAGCGGGACTTTTTTTCTCGCTGACTTGtgcaaagagaaagaaaagggatctgatgtgacaaaaacatgtgaatCCCCACAGAAAGAGAGTAGAACAAGTGCCTCCAAAGATCACAGCGTGGCTGAACCTGTAAAGGTCTCTGTAAAGAAAGTCAAAACTATCGATAGGTCTGGTAAGCTTCATCTCTCCTCAGACCAGTCAGTCGGGAGTAGGACTGAGGTTTCCGGTGTGTCTACTGTTGACCTGGGTTCTAAATTAGTAGAAGAAGAACCcgttttaaatgcaaaatcaaGCAAAGAGTCTCAGTCATCGTCCAAACAAACAGACCATTCAGAATGCAAGAACAATCCTGGTTCTGTTGTGCCAAACAAGTCCTCTGAGCCGGAAAACGGTGCAGAAGAACACGTTTCATCCATCTCACCGTCGACTGCAAATGCTGTGCCGGGTCACCGTGAAGAGGAGCCGCAGTGTGAGAATTCCCTCACGCCTGAAAGCTTTCATCCGGGAAAACCCAAGAAGGTTTCCAGCAAATGTAAACGTGTTCGAGATGTGAATAAAGTCCTACGGACGCAACCCGCACACCTACCAGCCAGCAATCGTCTGATGACGAGAGCGCTGAGGGCCATGAACGATTCAACAAAACAGGACAAAGTTGGAAAGAAAGCTGAGCAAAAGCAGATCCACAAATCTTTCAGAAAGGCTGATCAAGTTGTGAAGAAtcataaacttaaacatgagtttcaaacgaaaataaaagctttgaaatCCCACCATACTGACAAAAGTGAACTTGGTCAGGGTAAAATTTCAAGCAACTGTTCCCcgtctttaatgttttctgaTTCAAATGACTCTGAAGATGTCAAGAGTGAAGATGAAGACCATTCAATATCCTCAACACCACCGATGGACTTCATACCGCTTACttcaaaagtcaaaacaaagtATGAGGGTCAATCCTCTGACAAATACTCACCATCTCCTCCATCACCCTTTTCCTTTCTCAGAGCTTTCAGAAATGTGGAGGAAGTTTCCTTCCAGTCTCTCGGGGCTGACAGAAGTGGTAAGCCCATTTCTCTCAAGCCAAAGCCAAACTGCAAGTTCAgcacttttctcatgatgtTAAAGGACTTGCATGACACCAGGGAGCGGGACGGAGCGCCACTCGAGCTGGAGATTGGACCACCGAGCGCACATGTTAAGGAGGAGCCCTTGGTGATGCCAGGAGAAGATGCATCTGCAGGACGGGATCAAGAAACTTCATCTGCAGGACAGGATCAAGAAACTGCATACGCTCTGAGCGATTCGAGTGCAATCACAGACAAAAGCGTGGAGGCTTTTACTGAAGGAGGTGCGAGTCGGACACCGAAGAAGTCCACCAACAGGAGAGGCAACGCTGGCTGGTTCAAAAGGAAACCCAACCGCAGGGCGCCTTGTTCTCCTGCCAAGTCTGGACCTGGTTTTCCAGGCCTGGAGTCTCTTTTAGAAATGATGCCAGCAGAGGACTCCCTGGAAAACATGGAGTGGTCATCAAGAGTTGTGGACTTccagagcagcagctgggagGAGCGAGCTGGAGGGAGCGATCTGGTGGTCTGTGAAGAGCATGAGGAGAACCCGTGGATCAGAGCAAAGGAGAATCTAACAGTCCCTGTGCCTTTGGAGCAGAGGGAGCGTGGCACTGCAGAGGAACAGCCAAGCTGCCTCATTTCAGACTTTGTCAAGAGAGATTCAAGCTTTGCACACAACTCTGGAGAAGAAGACAAGACTCCAGGAG CGCATAAACGGATCAGAAAACCCAGCAAGAGGTTGATCGAATGGACCGAGGAGTACGAGCAAATTTTCTGCTCGaggaagaaaaccaaaaagCCTCTCCAGTTGATTGGAAAG GCCAGTCCGACACCCTTTACCTCGGCGCCTGAACTTCTGGACTCTGACAACAACGCGAGCGACCCCCCTCCCCCGACTGTGCTCCCGGAAATACAGACCCCCCCTCCTGAGGAAATACCTGCAACGACACCACCGGAACTACAAATTCCTACCAACCAACACACCTGTCCCCAAGTCACACCGGTGCTGTCCACCGACACACTGACGCCCCCACCGGATGTGGAGCCCCCGCTGTCAGAAGTTATCCCTAAAGGCAACAGGGAAG CAAGTCTTCCTGTGCTGGAAAAGAAGCGGAAGAGGAAACCCACCCAGAAGATTCTGGAATACTGTCTGGAGGCAGAAGCCTCAACAGGCCCAAAGAAGAAG ATCAAAGGACTAAGAAATAATTCAAGCTCCGCCCCTCCTTCAG ATTCTGCTCCACCACCACCATTAAAGCTGAAGACTAAAGTAGCTTTGAACCCCACGCCAACGTCTGAGGTCACCACCTGCACACCCACACCATCTATTCCGAACAATCACAGAGCCGCTCTGCCCCCCCATCCAGCCCCGTCTCCACCTGAACCCCGGCAGGAGGAGACAGCAGAAGCAGATGCTCCTCACGCTGAGGAGCAGAACAGCCCAGATGACCCAAAGGATGTGTCAGAAGGAGAG GGTGACCAGTGCAGCCTGGACCACAGCTTCTCCTCCGGAAAGGACGACTTGGGACTCTGTGACGACTCTGCTTTACCGGCGAGGAAGATCATAGGGGACAGAGGAGGACCGGCGTCCATGAAAGAAACCATATGTCAG gtgtgtgAGAAGACCGGagagctgctgctctgtgagGGTCAGTGCTGTGGAGCCTTCCACCTGCCCTGCATCTCTCTAGCCGACGCCCCCAAAGGGAAGTTTATCTGTCCAGAGTGCAAATCAG GCGTCCACACCTGCTTTGTGTGTAAGAAGCGTGGCGAGGACGTGCGGCGCTGCATGATCCCTGTGTGTGGGAAGTTTTACCACGGAGAGTGCATCACGAACCACGCCCCGACTGCCCCCGTCAACCGAGGCTTCCGCTGCTCCATCCACGTCTGCCTCACCTGCTTCATCGCCAATCCCAACAGCTCGTCCATCTCTAAAG GCCGCCTGGTGCGATGTGTGCGCTGTCCAGTGGCCTACCACGCCACGGACCTGTGCATGGCGGCGGGAAGCGTCGTACTCTCCAACAACAGCATCATCTGCCCCAACCACTTCACCCCTCGCCGGGGGGTCAAGAACCACGAACACGTCAACGTCAGCTGGTGCTTCGTCTGCACAGAAG GGGGGAGCCTCCTGTGCTGTGAGTCCTGTCCTGCTGCATTTCACCGGGAGTGTCTCAACATCGAAATGCCTAAAGGCAGCTGGTACTGCAACGACTGCAAGGCCGGGAAGAAACCACGCTATAAAGACATCCTGTGGGTGAAGGTCGGCCGCTACAG GTGGTGGCCTGCAGAGGTCAGCCATCCCAAAACCATCCCAGAGAACATCCAGCGCATGAGACACGATGTCGGCGAGTTCCCCGTTCACTTCTTCGGTTCCAACGACTACTTGTGGACCTACCAGGCCAGAGTCTTCCCTTACATGGACGTGGACGCCAACAGTAAAGAGAAAATGGGGAAAGGCGTCGACACAACCTACAAGAAAG CTTTGGAAGAGGCCGCCGTGCGATTTCGGGAGCTGCAGGCGGAAAAGGAGCTCCGACAGCTTCAGGAGGACAGGAAGAACGACAGGAAACCACCGCCGTACAAACACATCAAG GTGAACCGACCAATAGGAAAGGTGCAGATCTTCACCGCAGACCTGTCCGAGATCCCACGCTGTAACTGCAAGGCAACAGACGAGAGTCCATGTGGGACGGACTCGGAGTGCATCAACCGCATGCTGCTGTACGAATGCAACCCGCAG GTTTGTCCAGCGGGGGAGAAGTGCCTGAATCAGGCCTTCACCAAGCGTCAGTACAGCCAGGTGGAGATCTTCAGAACGCTGTCTCGAGGGTGGGGGCTCCGCTGCGTCCACGACATCAAGAAG GGTCAGTTTGTCAGCGAGTACGTGGGGGAGGTGATCGACGAGGAGGAGTGCAGGTCCAGGATCAGACATGCTCAGGAGAACGACATCTGCAACTTCTACatgttaactctggacaaa GACCGAATCATCGATGCCGGTCCAAAGGGGAACGAGGCCCGTTTCATGAACCACTGCTGCCAGCCGAACTGCGAGACCCAAAAGTGGACGGTGAACGGAGACACCCGGGTGGGGCTGTTCGCTCTCGTTGACGTCAAAGCAG GCACGGAGCTGACCTTCAACTACAACCTGGAGTGTTTGGGGAACGGGAAGACGGTGTGCAAATGCGGAGCTCCGAACTGCAGCGGCTTCCTGGGCGTGAGGCCGAAG AACAACCCTCCCTCTGACGACAAAGGCCGTAAGATGAAGAGGAGAGGCCACggcaggaggaagaagaaggtGGTGTTGGCCAAAGAGAGAGAGGACGAGTGTTTCAGCTGTGGAGATGGAGGGCAGATGGTCTCCTGCAAGAAGCCCGGATGTCCTAAAGTGTACCATGCAGACTGCCTGAACCTCACCAAGAGGCCTGCTG GTCGGTGGGAGTGTCCGTGGCATCAGTGCGACGTTTGCGGGAAGGAGGCGGCGTCCTTCTGTGAGATGTGTCCCAGCTCGTACTGCTCCCAGCATCGCGAGGGCCTCCTCTTCATCTCCAAGCTGGACGGCAAGCTGTCCTGCAGCGAGCACGACCCGTGCGGGCCGGAGCCGCTGGAGCCGGGGGAGATCCGCGAGTACAACCCCGCCCCCAGAGCCCTCCCCCCGGGTCTGGGCATGGCCGTCATCCCCACCGCCGCCTCCAGCTCCGCCCGGAGCCTCCAGCAGACCGACAGGAGCGCTCAGGAGGGGAGTGACGGAGGAGCTGCCGGCGAGGCTTTTCCTCCTTTCTCCATCAAAGTCCCCATCACCATTCCAGTcgctgctcctgctgcttcGCCCCCCCGCACTGACACTCCCAGCAGCCCCTTCCACCTCCCCCACTACTCACCCATCTCCTCATACGAGGAGGAGAGGGATGTCTTTGAGGAGGACGACgaagaggagctgctggaagACTCTCACGATGATGGAGAGGCGgtgatggaggaagaggaggaggaggaggaggaggaagaggaggaggaggggttgGAGTACTTGGagctggaagaggaggaggaggaggatgaagatgaagaagaataA